In the genome of Acanthopagrus latus isolate v.2019 chromosome 17, fAcaLat1.1, whole genome shotgun sequence, the window GGATGGAGAAGCTAACTAACTTGGGTCACGAAAGGTCATTAATGCCCCCCCAAATTATGCCATTCAGATCCAATCCAAATGCCATCCAAGCAGCAAAAGAGGAACAAACCATAATAAAGCACAATATAGAAATGTGAAGTTACACAgtcctgtgttttgtttacctTAATCTTGCATCCAAAATGTTATTTAAGTAACTTAAACTCAAAAAGTATTTGTAAGTATGCCTTTGAAACCTTTGAATATATGACTTTTTCATTATTGAGGCTTTACAGAGGCAGATTTTTAATGCTGTTGTTGTCCAGGGTGGAGCTATTTAAAACCACTTTATACACTGGTGTAGTCTCTTTTAAAGTCCATCCTATTTTATAGGCTATagatataaaatgtataaacagCCTTAATTTTATATGTAAAATCTGAGATTAAAGTAACAAATAGTCATAGCTGTTTAAGAAAGTAGCCAGGTTAAAACTGTCTCTCAGAGGTAGTAGAGTAGAGGTATtgtagcataaaatggaaatactcaagtaaagtacctcagaATTGTACAATACCTGGgtaaatgttatttgttttgggTAAAAGCtgcgtgtttgttgttttgtatcgACATTTTGAAGTCTGATTTAAAGTTTGATTTAGATGTCTTGATAGATTACCAACAACATGTGACTCTGTTCTTTGTTGATTTGCTTTAATAAGTGTTTGAAAGtgcctgtctttgttttatttgtagtcTTTCAAGCAcattaatatttccatttttcttttcttttctttttttgccttaaTGTTGACTGTCCATGACAAAAATAGAGCCTGGCCAGTGCACAATTATGGGCCATCTGCCATAACCAGCAGTTGCGCAAGCTCGCCCGCCGGATCCCCCTCAGTTTCCTCCCCGGCAACCATCAAACCAaccgcctctctctctcgctctctgtgatCCTCTCTCTGGCACGGCGCGCGGGGCTTATGTGTCTGGTACTgtacggagagagagagagggagctctACTTGGAGTGACGTCACCTCTCCCATGGCGTCACATTGACGTAGCGCATACCAGTCGCCCTATGTGGAGGCAGAGCCCACATAAATGCACTATTTGACTTTCTCCCCTCAGACGCAGGAGCACATAAACAAACCAGCGTTACAACTCCACACTTTGCAAAGCACCCATCAGCACTGACACACTCAGCTCACGGGGAGCGGACGCAGACACACTCCTTTCACCCGGgagtttttcacttttaattttttttttttttttgaatatataCTTTTGTGTACTTTAGAAAAActcagaagaagaacaagaaacttttttgtttctcgTCGATGCATCCCgcttactcttttttttaaaaaacaacatttttctcctcttgacATCGCCTCTTTTGGTGATTATTCTGGATGGGAATAGGACACTTCATGCGAGGCTATAACCACATGTAAAGACGGAACCGCTACAGCAAACCAGTAAGTAAactgtgaatgaatgagtggCTGATATTCTTCCGTGTACGAGACGCAGACATACTAAccgtcagctgtgtgtgtgagtgtatgagagagagagagagcgtgtttCTGTACCATATTGTTGAATCCGTCCTCTGATAtcatcatctgtgtgtctgctccgACCAACTTTGCGCGTCTAACCTGTTGATATTGTCGAGCTCGTACAGCTGCTCATATTGTCCGTCCGtccatgtgcgtgtgtgtgtgtgtgtgtgtgtgtgtgtgtgtgtgtgtgtgtgtgtgtgtgtgtgtgtgtgtgtgtgtgtgtgtgtgtgtgtgtgtgtgtgcggtgccTCGGAGAGCAAATGAAGCTGAATTCGAATTTAATTTGCGCCGGGAAGGTATCATATCCTTTCTGGTTGTCATGGAAATGAGATGCCTCTCACTCACACAATGAATAGTGGAGTCAGACGCACTAATGGTCTGAGTGGAGAATAGTCTAACCTACATTTAGGCTGGAGCTGAGAGAGACGAGAGTTAAAGCTCTTTGATTTCAGGCCATGTGGGttgtgtgctgtttttatttaattttacctttttaaCCCCATCATGCAGGATTCTCTGTCCTTTCTTTCCTGGGAGCTTGTTTACATGAGCGTGTTAGTGGGGTGGtgggtgtatttgtgtttaaatgcCACGTTTCTGTGATAATTAAGCCCTCAGGAATAAACACCCACAAAAATAGACGGTAGTTTGTTATCCAATAATGCATATAGTCTGGCCGGTGGTCAGCCGTGAGGACACGGCCTCTCCTCCCATTGATCGCAGGAAAAACACCGTCAGTCACTCACCATTAGATCTCTGTAGCCCTCTATGAAACATTTCCTGGAGGCTTCTGATCCCAGCACAGATAGTGTATTCTCTAGCAGCTGCCAGGGCTCCGGGCTACCCACGCAGGCCCATTTGATGATAAGAAAACTACCACTTCTGAGTTGAGCcgctttttttcttattttcacacACTCGCTCAGGTttacgcacgcacgcacgccgCCGCGCACACAGGCTCCCCTGACAGTCTCCCCTCTCAGGGCTGATTTACAGTACTCACAtatttctctgtcctctcctttctctgtctctgtttgctgGAAGCCTCGCGCTGTCCGGGGTTATTGGTGCGAGGGGCTACCGGGGGCTACCGGCGCTCCGGGGCGCGTGTTTTGCAGCTCTTATGTCGTTCTCTTGGTTACCGGTGCGCGCAGGGCCAGAGCCCCACCGACCGGCTTGGCCTGAGAAGAAAGTGAGAGGGGACCAGTTTGCCCATTTGGAAATTAAAACAGACCGAATGTCTCACTTTGCAggggaaaacatatttttgtgaGCACAtatgaagttttattttcactcaacAGCTGTGATCAAAGCGCCTTTACGAACGATTACGCTTTATAGAAGTGACGGGAGCCTGAAGAATGAGGTTATTCTGCCTTATATCAAAGGATAtcttatttctgctgctgccatAACCAACTACTGATCATTGGtgtaaaaggttttttttttctgcactcaAATGCCCCCCCACGCCAAATTAAATAATGCCTTAACTGTTCCAAATCAACCCTAATCAAATACACGTTACACAGCCTGACTTGTGTGTTTACTCTGgatcgtctttttttttttttttttttttttctaaattcatTTAGACGTATCCGAGCCATTACATTTGTGTAACAGGAACCACGGAAAGAGgtccagtgtttcctctcagagTTGGTTTGTAAGTTCGGGAGTTTGGAGAAAAAGTGTCCGTCTCTGTCTCACACCAAGTCTTGATCTGTTGACACCTTAATTTTATATGTAAAATCTGAGATTAAAGTAACAAATAGTCGTAGCTGTTTAAGAAAGTAGCCGGGTTAAAACTGTCTCTCAGAGGTAGTAGAGTAGAGGTATtgtagcataaaatggaaatactcaagtaaagtacctcagaATTGTACAATACCTGGgtaaatgttatttgttttgggTAAAAGCtgcgtgtttgttgttttgtattgacATTTTGAAGTCTGATTTAAAGTTTGATTTAGATGTCTTGATAGATTACCAACAACATGTGACTCTGTTCTTTGTTGTCCGTCTCTGTCTCACACCAAGTCTTGATCTGTTGACACAAAGGTAAGAGAGGACAGCAGGCTGCAGGTGCCTGAAGCCCCGAGAGTCGCCTATGGGGGCTGTGGCTTGTCAACACACTGTATTGAGATACTGCTCAACTTGACCGTATCTCAGAGGGTCtggcaaaaagagagagacacacacacagagagaaagacagagagagagagagagagagagagagagagagcggtgtgtgtgtgtgtgtgtgtgtgtgtgtgtgtgtgtgtgtgtgtgtgtgtgtgtgtattcataagagtgtgtgacagagaggggGCGCTCTGGGCCTTGAAATCCGGCGGCCACAGTGCGCCCTGCTGCAGTGAGAGAGAGTTGGAGGCGCACGGCGCACGGGAGTCCGCTGGTTTGGTTTCAGGTCCGACTCTCGACACTCTCCAgatttctctcctgctctggaTGAACCCTGAGCGGGCGAATACGGTGCTGATCAGAGGCAAGAAAAGCGATGGCCTGGAAGCTCTGGCGCAGactgcttttttaaaagttgtcaCTTTTGTAGGTCTGTATTTGTCGAaagttgtgtgcgtgtgtatgtgtgtgtgtgtgtgtgtttgtgtgtgagtgtgtgttttgcatttttctcattATCATTTTGAGCGTGGTTAAATGTATAGTTTGTGGCGCGAAATCAAAATTGCACTAACAAGAGAGCAGAGTTAAGTGTTAGAATGAAACTTGTCGCCCACGTAAGTGTCAGTCCTGAAATGAGCTAAAAGTCCTCAGTTGTGGTTCATAATATTCTTTCTGTTTGTGGCATGGATTCATATTTAACGACAAAACGAGACCGCGTCCAATTCAAATGTGCACCATTCCTTTAACTCTTCAGTTCTTATGGATCCACGTGGATGACAGCAGTTATTTAATCCGTTTTCCCAGATTGGCATCTTGCTGTGATGTGCGCTCGGTGGTTTGCATGTCCTTTCATCTTTATCGTTTCTTTTCATCCGATTTGCTGACTTCATCTgccagatttctttttttcctttctttttttggcatatgattttttctttttttcttttttttttttctttttttgtgaaatgaaaaacttgttgtctctctgtgggCTCAGATGTTTTTGGGATGTGAGGAATGCTGCAGGGGAAAGTCCAGCCTCACCTACATTTTGCTAAGTGGAGCTTGGAAGGCAGTGCTTgtcggtaaaaaaaaagaaaagaaaaaaaaagaataaataaaagaatgaaagaaagaaaagtgaaaacatcgCTGAATTCTCGTCTTTGAGTGTGAATGACTTCGTGATGATCGCTGAGTGAAGAGGAAGGCGCCCTTTCTGTTCAGCCCCGCCGCCACATGACTGGCTGTAACCCCAGACATCTCTACCTCCAGACACAGGTTCGGAAGAGCGCGCCCAGCCGAGCTCGGAGCCACGGCGATCGGACACTTCCCCTGCCACGCACGCCGACTCTTCCCTGCTCCAGGAGCCCTGTCCCGGCCGCAGCCACGCCACCCCTCAACCCCGGACACCCAGCACCATTCAGCGCGAAGCTCTTTCACCAGGTACAGTCCCCAgccccttcctttttttctttctttttttttttttcttttttaattcaagcaggtcttctttctttctttctttctttctttctttctttctttctttctttctttctttctttctttctttctttctttcttgtcttcCCAGCTGATGCTTAGTGCACCTAATGTGGTGTGAAATATGTTTGGAAATCTTTTattgaggaaaaagaaaaacaaaaaagaaaaatactctCTGAAATTTAAGTCAGATAATAATGCtgctatatatttttttttttctctctctgctcttatTAAAATTCAGCAGCAAAATCATAAAGTATTATGATTATGCTAGTGATCTTTTTCTCTGGCCGCGTGAGTCTCAGCTCGTGTGCCCGTatggcattttgtgtgtgtgtgtgtgtgtgtgtgtgtgtgtgtgtgtgtgtgtgtgtgtgtgtgtgtgtgtgtgtgtgtgcgtgcgtgtgtgtatgcttgtgtgtgttagtgtgtgtcgGCTGGCAAGTGCCGACTGAGTTGACATTTCAATCATTCGACAAACTGTTAGAATTAAGCGACTTTTGATAGCAGGCACACCTCAACCCTGAAGCTGTGGGCGAATCACATATAGGTCAGAGACATCGATCCTCCTGATGACTCAACAAGCTCTTCACGAGCCTTTATGACTAAAACAGGCCTGCGAATTATGActttaatatttctgtattGATGCGTTTATTTATTGGTTATTTTACCCTGAAAGCTGTCGGATTAATATCCACACAAGGCAAGCATGATGATGGGATGAAAGGAAAGTATAGGATTCAATTCAGACAGTTCAAATTGTGCTCgtgtgacttgtgtgtgtgtatttgtgtgtgcaaatgtgtgaggCCACTGCATTCGAACAATTTATCTCATgattcactgacaaaaaaagaaattgagaagtcctgtgttttattttgtttttttgtttttgtttttgtttttgtattcatgtgtgcaccttcatgtttttatttgttagaTCTATGGCATTCTGACAATGAACAAGCGCGCTCAGTTATTGgaacagctgcagtttgtccaGTTGAAATGCACACCTCGAGGTTAGAGACTGTTTCCCTTCGCCTCACTATGCTGcaccacctgtgtgtgtgtgtctgactctgCTTGGGTTGTCTGTCCTCTCTTgcttgctcacacacacgcgcgcgcgcacacacacacacacacacacacacgccttctTGCATGCAAGTGTAAAGCAGGCAATCTGACGGTGGTGTTGGGAGTGTGGAAGGCTTCCAACAAgtctgtttgtaaaaaaaataaagatgctCTTCTGATGCAAGTGTAaatgagtgtgcgtgtgtgtaaggGCGTGCATTTGGGAGtatgggagtgtgtgtgtgtgtgtgtgtgtgtgtgtgtgtgtgttactgagTGAAGGCTAGGCACACCACCAAATGTAAAGCGACGAGGAGGATGAGACGTTCAGCACACACAAGTGGTTTTACAGGTTCTTCTCAGGATGAGGGCGCGTGTTGCTGGCAGGGTGAACGTATGCAGGTTCATGTTGACATCTTGAACATCATTAGCGATGAGATtatgagcatgtgtgtatgcCATACATGTGTGTACGACTAAACGGCTCATCAAACGCCTCTTACCACacctgacgcacacacacacacacacacacacacacacacacacacacacacacacacacaaagacatcacAGTTTGGAATGACTGCCGGCCCGTCGGCgtctctccaccctctctctgtttgtctttcatctcctctcacaTCAGAACGCGACTGAAAAAGGCATTGTATTTAAAAATACACGTGTGCCGCTAAATTGCCGCACATGACAGGTGCACACACGCTTACGCACACACTGATGTGAGGCTTGACCTACTGACATGACACAGAGAGCCACAGAGTTCACCACTGagcgctctcctcctctcatggtttttcttttctcttccccttCCTCTGATCAGTTGCAAAAGACTTTAGGTGTTGCCCAGAAAAGCCCCATGACGCCCattgtgctgcatgtgtgtttttccacgTGGGTTGAGTGAGCTGGTCACttgtacaagaaaaaaaaaaaaaaggaaaacttgaTGACGTCAAGCACACGTAGGCCTACAGCTTGACTCATatcctcaaaatgttttttcttagtAAGCGTTGCTGCTTAATATTCCATCTGAGACACACTGTAGAGCTACAGtgtgaattttgaggaaataattaatatttaagATGAAAccgtttttattcatttataataattattttattattctttccCGTCAGGTTCAATCTGAGAGGTCAGCTCTATTTTGACCGTATGTCTCACGGTTATGACAATAAAGACACAGACATTAAAGGGGcacagaaattcaaactaagaattttaatatttacaacactgACGAAGTAATAATACAGACTCagcaatattttgtttttttccataactgaaaaacaagttgttctcagtggaaaataaggtccccggGACACTGTTTGAGCCtagagaaaggtggcagggtccgccacatatacacaaagcaaaaacagtatgaaatcgTGTTGCCTTTAacgtcagtttgtttattcagattgttcaggcatgaaaacaaagagagtttgtttattaggGTTTGTCaagcaataaaaacagtcaGGAGAGATATTTCCCTTCTGAGTTAAGTTTCATCCTctaaactacatagtgcacttttaaaaacaaagaaagaataataaataaatgacgTTCTGTAGATGAGTGTCcttcatattgtttttcttttacttaatTAACGCTTTGAGTCATCCTTTTGTTCCTCCGGCCCCCCGCAGCCAAACCGCTCGCTGCCCCTTAGGTAGAATTTAATTGTGTTTCAGCAGCTGAAATTAATGTGTCACTCTGTCTGCTCATGCACTCTATTAGCCACATATGACTGCAAACTAAACGTTGTGGgctatttaagaaaaaaaaaaaccgcatTATTATCAGCCTGTCAGTAGATGTTGATATCAACAGGAAGAATATGGGATTcgatgacttttattttgttaaaaaaaaaaaaaagaagaagaagaagaaagaaagaagaagaaaaaaagacttttattttaatgatacGCAAGAGGAAATGGGGCAGTAATTACCTGCGCTGGTTTTGGATGGAGGTATTTGTGTGAGcgcactgacagcagcaggaccgACATGTCCCGTATTTGACTAGACAAACATGACGCGCGAGGAGCGGGGGCGATTACGGCAGAGCTCGCGCACGCTGGGCGTCAATGGGAGCAGCGTTGTGTTGACAGTTCCCCTGCTCGGGAGCGACGAGCAAACACCACAAAACCCTGGCTGCGTACACACTCATGACTGATTagcccacacgcacacacacacacacacacacacacacggtccaCGTGCACGCCTGGGagcacgcacgcgcgcacgcaAACGCAGGTGGAGTGTATTACGTAAGGGGAGTTTGATAAGAGGAGAGCAGGTAGTAGTCCACACGCACAGATGATGAGGCAGAGGCCTGTTGCTGTGAGAGAATTAAATCAGGGGGAAAACTCAGGAAATACCGACTGGCGTCCACTGCAGTTACAggggatatctgtgtgtgtgcgcgtgtgtgtgtgtgtgtgtgtgtgtggattgtaTCCAGCACCACCATGGGGTTCcattattatttaatgttaTCTCATCTGCTTTGCCATCTGACTAaccagtgtacacacacacacacgcagacatgcaGCATCAGAGTGGACTGGATCTTTGCTTTGACTGCTTCGCCCCAGATTCGCGCACTGATGAGCCGCAGCTTCTCGAGCTGAACTAACTGTGGGAGTACCAGCGGGGTCTgaggtcgtgtgtgtgtgcgtgtgtgtgcgcgcgtgtgctCCAAATGTTGCTACTCTACTAATTCAGCGAAGGAGTGTTAAAGCAGGAAATTGAGTAAATGGCAGTAGATGGAAAGATCTGTTCAAAGGTTTTCATGTTCCTTGAAAGGTGTGTTCACAAAGCCTGTGCAAGATTACCTCAAGAGCTGAATGAAACTGCCTGTTCCAATAGAGCTGTGCAGAAGTTTTCAGTCGTTGTTTACCCCCCGTGTGCATGTGCCTCCAGCAGAGTCTGCCTGAATCCTGTAGATTTACTGTGGGATTGTTCCTATATTGTGCATCTGTGGGCAAAATCCTGCTTTTCTGTCTCAATCAGTTTTTAATTAATGTGTCATTAAACTTTCCTCACTGACTAATGACTGTTGCTGTGCGGCTGAACTCCACTAACACTGTAAAAATGCTTGTTGAATGAAAGGTTGTCTTAAATACATGTGGTTTAAAGTGCCACGCAGtgctgacctgtgtgtgtgtgtgtgtgtgtgctctctccCTGGCAGACATGCCCTGTGTGCAGGCTCAGTACGGGCCCGCCCCTCCAGGCTCATCCTACTCTGGCCAGTCCTTCAGTTACCAGGGCGACAGCTACAGCTCTGACCTCATGACCCCTGACTACACCAAGCTGGACCTGGGCGGCGGTGAGATCTCTGCCGCCGccaccacctccctccccaGCTTCAATGTCTTTGTTGAGGGGAGCTACGAGCCCAAGTCCTCCTGCCTCTACCAGATGCCTCCGCACAGGCCCACCatcaaaaaggaggaggagagctacCCGACCGCTCCACCCCTGGAGACcatgtcctcctccaccatGTACTTTAAACAAtctcccccctccactcccACCACCCCGTCCCTGCCGCCCCAGCCGGGCACCTCCTTCCTGTGGGAGGACCACCCCCTGGCTCCTCCGTCGCACCCTCACTCCCTGGGCTCCAGCTTGGACGCAGGCCCCCTAAAGTCACCCCGCTTTCAACACTTCTACCAGCACTCGCCGCCCCACAGTGGCGGCAGCGTCGGCGGCTATGAGAGTCTGGGTGGAGGACTGGTTcgcacttcctcctcttcttcctcctcctcatcctctgtctCCCATCATCACGGCCCGCCCCTGGAGCAGCCCATGTACCAGCTGCACCGCGGGGCCGGGGGCAGCAGCCTCGCCTTCCGCTCCCTGGCTCTTGGGCCCTGTGGCCCCCTACTAGGAGACAGCCTGCCCTCGCCTCCCCAGCGTGGACCCCAAGGAGAGGGCACCTGTGCAGTGTGCGGGGACAACGCAGCCTGCCAGCACTACGGCGTACGCACTTGTGAGGGCTGCAAAGGCTTCTTCAAGGTAAACACCCCTCAAAGCTCAGAGAGGAGTCCAAAAAAAGAGGCATTGTTGAAGTTttaagcttttttaaaaacaatctaCAAAGCTTGAAACTGCAGCGATGCCTCTGCAGCTTTTTGGAGTAACTCTTTCTAAAATTCTGTACCCACTCCTCTTGTTCCCAATGTCTACACCTCCCTTCAGTCCCACCTTCAGGCAGTGGTGTATCgtaaataagtacatttactcaagtactagAGTATTCCAACTTTATGCTGGCTGACCCTTCTTGTTAGTGTGGCACACTTAAGCT includes:
- the nr4a3 gene encoding nuclear receptor subfamily 4 group A member 3 isoform X1, with the translated sequence MNPERANTVLIRGKKSDGLEALAQTAFLKVVTFVDTGSEERAQPSSEPRRSDTSPATHADSSLLQEPCPGRSHATPQPRTPSTIQREALSPDMPCVQAQYGPAPPGSSYSGQSFSYQGDSYSSDLMTPDYTKLDLGGGEISAAATTSLPSFNVFVEGSYEPKSSCLYQMPPHRPTIKKEEESYPTAPPLETMSSSTMYFKQSPPSTPTTPSLPPQPGTSFLWEDHPLAPPSHPHSLGSSLDAGPLKSPRFQHFYQHSPPHSGGSVGGYESLGGGLVRTSSSSSSSSSSVSHHHGPPLEQPMYQLHRGAGGSSLAFRSLALGPCGPLLGDSLPSPPQRGPQGEGTCAVCGDNAACQHYGVRTCEGCKGFFKRTVQKNAKYVCLASKNCPVDKRRRNRCQYCRFQKCLSVGMVKEVVRTDSLKGRRGRLPSKPKSPLQTEASPPSPPISLLSALLRAYSHCTPRDLDYSQFSAADPPTSSSDAEHIQLFYRLLTISMETTRCWADRLPGFSELQREDQNLLIDSAFLELFVLRLAHRSMLSEDKLVFCNGLVLHRFQCLRGFGEWLDSIRDFSTHLQSLNLDASAFACLAALVLLTEQVPGLKDSKRVEELQNKVICCLRDHLGCGPSSSSSKAAPPLSRILGLRAELRSQRTQGLQRIFYLKLEDLVPPPPLIDRFLDTLPY